The following nucleotide sequence is from Synergistaceae bacterium.
AACTTCTTGAGAGTACAGAGCGAATCCATGATAATGTAGCATAGGATAATGTTGTAGCACAGTCTCAAAAATCCAGCTCCAGCAACTCAATCCAAATCGCGTTGCCGACTCTCATCCCCGCTGGAGTCAAATGGATGTGGCCCTTCTCGAAACTCACGAGGCGCTGTGGAATTTCTTTCAAAACCGCGGATACTTCTTCCGCGAGCTCGTGACCAAAACGGGCGGCAAAGGAAGCGACGTCGATTCCCCACCGGGTCCGCAGGGCGAGTATTGCGGCTTCGACGCCACGAGAACGCTCTCCGAGGCGCTCGCTTAGAGAGGACTGCGTTGTCATTGATGTGATGTATTCTTTGAGGGTTGGGGCGTTGCGGTAGCGCAGGCCTTCTTTCGTGAGGTAGCCCCAGGCTGAAGGCCCCAAGGCCAGTACGTTTTCCTGACGCCAGTAGGCCAAATTGTGACGGCATTCTTTGCTCGGACGAGAGAAGCTTGCGATTTCGTACTGCTCCAGCCCTTTTCTGGGAAGATACCATTGCGCGAAACGATAAAAAGAATATCCATCCGACAAAGAGGGCGTTATTTTCCCTAACGGTGTATCGGGTTCCAAGGTCAGTTGATAGGCGGAAACATGTTCGACTCCCGAATCCAAAACACGTTGTAGGGAATCGCGCCACGTTCGTAGCGTTTGATGGGGTATTCCAAAAATAAGGTCCGCGGAGACATCGAAGCCATAAGCTAGCGTTTTATCTAAGGCCAGCAGGGCTGTCGCTTCGTCGTGCTGGCGGCCCAGCCAGGCCAGCTCGTCGTTTTGTAGACTTTGGATTCCCAGACTGACGCGGGTGACGAAAGAGTCGCGCCAAATGGACAAATGTTCTTCCGTCAGAGAGCAGGGATTGGCTTCTATCGTGGCCTCTTCCAGCTCAGACAGGTCGAAGGTATTGTCCAAGAGGTGGATTAGACGCCCCCAGACGGGAAGGGATAGCAGGCTGGGCGTTCCTCCCCCGATATAAAGGGTGCGTAGAGGAGGGCGGCGTCCTCTCCAATGGGAGGCGATGTTCTTCGCCTCCTGGATCAGAGCTTCGAGCCACGCGTCTGTTGAGGCCTCGAAAAAAAACGGTATCTCGTCGATCGGTTCACTGTAAAAAGAACAGTAACCACACTTGGAAAGACAGAATGGAACGTGAAGATAAAGGGAAAAGGAGGAGGAGAAGGGAAGAGAAAGAGCAAAAGGATGCCGGTACAATTGAGCTTCCTTTTGTTCATCTTGTTCATCGTGTCTCTTGATCATTTCTCTCCATCATTTCTCTTCGCTGTCGATCTGCAAGAAAGCCAAAAAAGCCTCCTGGGGTATAGATACCTTGCCGATCTGCTTCATTCGTTTCTTGCCCTCTTTTTGTTTATCCAAAAGTTTGCGCTTACGAGTGATATCGCCGCCATAGCATTTGGACAGCACGTCTTTGCGCAATGCCTTAACGTTGACGCGTACAATGACGCGCTTCCCGATGGAGGCCTGAATGGGAACCTCAAACAATTGATGGGGTATCAGCTCTTTCAGCTTCGTCACGGCCGAGTGTCCGCGATGGTAAGCTGCATCTTTGTGGCAGATGAACGAAAAGGCGTCGGCGGCCTCGCCGTTCACCAACACGTCCACCCGTACCAAATCCGAAGCCCGAAGCCCGATGAACTCGTAGTCCAGTGAAGCGTACCCCCGAGTTTGGGATTTCAGTTTGTCGTGAAAGTCCACGATAAACTCCGCCAAAGGCATGTCGTATACCAAACGCACGCGATTGGGGGTTAGGTAATCTATGGACTTGTAGATTCCTCTCTTTTCCTGGAGGAGCTGCATGACCTTTCCCACGAAGTCGGAAGGCAAAAAAACGGAAAGTTTTATAAAGGGCTCGCGTATTTCTTCGATGTCTCCCACTTCGGGAAAATCGCTGGGTCGGTGAGCCTCGATGATCTCGCCTCCTTGGGCGGTGATCTCATAAACAACGTTGGGGGCAGTGGCCACTAGGTCCACGTCGAACTCGCGTCTCAAACGCTCCCGCGCCACGTCCATGTGCAAAAGACCCAAAAATCCGCATCGAAACCCAAATCCCAGGGCGACGGAGGTCTCAGGCTCATAGGCGATGGCCGCGTCGTTGAGGTGGAGTTTATCCAGGGCGTCGCGCAACTGGGGGTACTCGTCGCGTTCCACGGGGTAAAAACCACAAAACACTACCGGCTTCACCTTGCGATACCCCGGTAAAGGTTTAGGCGCGGGATTGTTTGCCTCGGTGACCGTATCTCCCACGCGGGCCTCGTCGAGGCTTTTGACGCTGGCGGCGATATACCCGACCTCTCCGGGACCCAGTCGTTCCACAGGTGTAAACCCTGGCCGGAACACGCCTATTTCGTCCACAGGATAACGCCCGTTCGTGGCCATGAACAGGATGCTCTGCCCCGGTCGCAGAGTGCCGTTCACCACGCGCACGTAGCAGATAACACCCCGGTAGTTGTCGTAAACGGAATCGAAAATCAAGGCCTCTAACGGGGCGTCGGGATCGCCGTTGGGAGGGGACACGATCGACACCACTCGCTCGAGAATTTCATCGATGCCCGTACCCTCTTTAGCGCTGGCCAATATAGCGTCCTCAGCATCCAGACCCACCACGTCCGCGATTTCCTGTTTGGTGTTTTCGGGTTGGGCGGAGGGAAGGTCGATTTTGTTGATCACGGGCAGAAGCTCTAATCCTTGTTCAATGGCCTGGTAAGCATTCGCCAAGGTTTGAGCTTCTACCCCCTGGGTCGCGTCCACCACCAGAAGCGCGCCCTCGCAGGCCGCCAAAGATCGTGAGACCTCGTATCCGAAATCCACGTGGCCGGGGGTGTCGATCAAGTTTAAAATGTAATCCTGTCCGTTTCGAGCCCGATAGTTCATGCGGACGGGTACAAGCTTGATGGTGATGCCACGCTCGCGCTCCAACGCAAGGGAATCTAGAAGCTGTTCTTTCATATCTCGCGAGGCCACGGTGTGAGTTTGTTCGATCAGGCGATCCGCGAGGGTCGATTTTCCGTGGTCAATGTGGGCGATAATGCAAAAATTTCTTATATTCTCCTGTCTCATACCACAACTCCTCGTGACGCAACTAGAATCAGGATAAAAAGCCTAAAGTTAGAATAGCTAAAAAGTCACTCGCTATGATTAGCATAGTCCAACGCAACGTTTTTAATTGATTGACTATAACAAAAAAAGTGGCTTTGACATACTCCCACGACTTCAAGTCCTCAACTTCAAGTTCTCAACGAAGATGGATGCATACCGCCGTAAGAGCTCAAGCGCCAGCTTGTAGTGATAGTCTCTACGTTAATTTGCGATTGTCCTATGCGTTCTGGCTAGAGCAAGCCTTGCTTTCGTTGATAAGCCATAAAAGGAGTTTTACATGAAAGTAGACATATGGCAAGAAACAAAATACAAAACAAACGCCACCCTTGACGGCGTTGCGATTCTCATCCAACGGCTTCAGCCGTTGGATGAGAATCGCTTTATCGTAAAGCCCCGTCGAATAGCTATGTACTTCGTACTTCTCTTTACCGGACGCTCGTCAGCCTAGCTTGTCGATGGCGTTCAAAATGGCCTGAGGTTCGAAAGGTTTGGCGATAAAGACATCTACACCCACATCCTTTGCCTGCATCACCACGGGAAAGGTAGCGTGAGCGCTGATCAAAATAATCCTCACCCCGGGAACGAGAGTCCGTATCCGGCGAACCGTTTCCATGCCGTCTAGCTTGGGCATGTGGAAATCAACCGTTACCACCTCTGGAGCGAAAGCTGTGGGAAGGTTTTCAATAGCTTCCAGGGCCTGTACTCCATTGAAGGCGGTTCCTACGACCACATGCCCGGCTTCCTGCACGATAAGGAGCAGTATATCCACCATAAAATCCGCGTCGTCGATGATGAATATTTTCTTCGGCACAAACACGCACCTCTGTCTCGCCGCACTCCCGATATGGATTGCTTTACTACTTGCTTTCTCCCACTAAAAGATTTTTCAGCTCTTCAACATAGGTTCTCTGGTTTTCCGTTTCTTTCAAGAAGGTTTCCAGTTTAGCCTCTTCTGCTTTAACTACAGCGTCCAGTTTTGCCGTGAAACTTTCACTCGCTTTCGTGATGGACGCAATGTCAGCTTTGACCGTTTCTTTCGCGATTTCGATATCCGTTTTGACGCTTTCCAGGTTCGCCGCTCCCGCCGTATTCTTTTCAACCTCGGCCAGTTGGGTGGTTAGCGCTGCGACATCTGCTTTGACGGCTTGCAATTCCGCGAAAACTTTGTTTCCGTTGTCCCATAAATTCCAGAACGTATTGATCACAATAAGGACAAGAAGAATTATACCAACGATTTTACCAGTAGGGCTTTTCACCGTTTCCTTAACGGTCTTCACTGTGGCTTCGAGTTTTTCTTTCGCCTCTTTTACGTTCTTCTCATATTCTCCCATTTGCGCTTTCCCTCCTATTTGTGTTTTGGTTTTTTATATGACGACACGAAACCTTGCATATCGCTTTTATTCTACATAAATAACGCGTAATAAACAACACGTAAAAGAAGCCCAGGGGATAAACCCTGGACTCAAAGCTTTGTTAAGAGAAAGAAAAATGAAAATACTCCTGATTTATTACTTGACTTCGACTTCGGCACCGGCATCCGCGAGTTTCTTTTTAAGTTCCTCGGCTTCTTCCTTGGCAATGCCTTCCTTGACGGGCTTAGGAGGATTGTCCACCAGTTCCTTGGCTTCTTTCAGACCAAGTCCGGTGATTTCTCGTACGACCTTGATAACGTTGATCTTGTTTGCTCCGGGAGCTTTATAAATGACATCGAATTCCGTTTTTTCCTCCTCAGCGGCAGCGGCTGGGACCGCCATCATGGGCATCGCCATAGCGGGAGCCGACGCGGAAACCCCGAACTTATCCTCGAGAGCTTTCACCAGTTCGGACAGTTCCAGTACCGTCATTTCCTCAATAGCCTTGATCAGATCTTCGCGAGTCATGTTTTTTCCTCCTAATTTTCTCACTAGTTTTTTTCAATATCGTTTTTCTCGATATCGTTTTCATATCGTTTTCCTCAATCCCATGCCAATCCCACGCCAATCCCACACCGCCTCACGCCGCGCTTTCTTTCTGCTCCCTGATCTTGTC
It contains:
- the hemW gene encoding radical SAM family heme chaperone HemW produces the protein MIKRHDEQDEQKEAQLYRHPFALSLPFSSSFSLYLHVPFCLSKCGYCSFYSEPIDEIPFFFEASTDAWLEALIQEAKNIASHWRGRRPPLRTLYIGGGTPSLLSLPVWGRLIHLLDNTFDLSELEEATIEANPCSLTEEHLSIWRDSFVTRVSLGIQSLQNDELAWLGRQHDEATALLALDKTLAYGFDVSADLIFGIPHQTLRTWRDSLQRVLDSGVEHVSAYQLTLEPDTPLGKITPSLSDGYSFYRFAQWYLPRKGLEQYEIASFSRPSKECRHNLAYWRQENVLALGPSAWGYLTKEGLRYRNAPTLKEYITSMTTQSSLSERLGERSRGVEAAILALRTRWGIDVASFAARFGHELAEEVSAVLKEIPQRLVSFEKGHIHLTPAGMRVGNAIWIELLELDF
- a CDS encoding response regulator, with the translated sequence MPKKIFIIDDADFMVDILLLIVQEAGHVVVGTAFNGVQALEAIENLPTAFAPEVVTVDFHMPKLDGMETVRRIRTLVPGVRIILISAHATFPVVMQAKDVGVDVFIAKPFEPQAILNAIDKLG
- the rplL gene encoding 50S ribosomal protein L7/L12 — encoded protein: MTREDLIKAIEEMTVLELSELVKALEDKFGVSASAPAMAMPMMAVPAAAAEEEKTEFDVIYKAPGANKINVIKVVREITGLGLKEAKELVDNPPKPVKEGIAKEEAEELKKKLADAGAEVEVK
- the lepA gene encoding translation elongation factor 4 gives rise to the protein MRQENIRNFCIIAHIDHGKSTLADRLIEQTHTVASRDMKEQLLDSLALERERGITIKLVPVRMNYRARNGQDYILNLIDTPGHVDFGYEVSRSLAACEGALLVVDATQGVEAQTLANAYQAIEQGLELLPVINKIDLPSAQPENTKQEIADVVGLDAEDAILASAKEGTGIDEILERVVSIVSPPNGDPDAPLEALIFDSVYDNYRGVICYVRVVNGTLRPGQSILFMATNGRYPVDEIGVFRPGFTPVERLGPGEVGYIAASVKSLDEARVGDTVTEANNPAPKPLPGYRKVKPVVFCGFYPVERDEYPQLRDALDKLHLNDAAIAYEPETSVALGFGFRCGFLGLLHMDVARERLRREFDVDLVATAPNVVYEITAQGGEIIEAHRPSDFPEVGDIEEIREPFIKLSVFLPSDFVGKVMQLLQEKRGIYKSIDYLTPNRVRLVYDMPLAEFIVDFHDKLKSQTRGYASLDYEFIGLRASDLVRVDVLVNGEAADAFSFICHKDAAYHRGHSAVTKLKELIPHQLFEVPIQASIGKRVIVRVNVKALRKDVLSKCYGGDITRKRKLLDKQKEGKKRMKQIGKVSIPQEAFLAFLQIDSEEK